The Nerophis lumbriciformis linkage group LG03, RoL_Nlum_v2.1, whole genome shotgun sequence genome includes the window ttttcttcaaatggtgctgtctttgttaattttagcatgttaaattggtgaaaaacctggGCCTGGCTGGGGGCCTTTGTCCCCCAGACCCCTGGAAATGTTttaagtctttttcattgtggtcaaatcacatgcctgatcttgaatatgcgccacaccgtgaacccacaccaaacaagaatgacaaacacatttcgggagaacacccgcaccgtagcacaacataaacacaacataacaaatacccagaaccccttgcagcactaactcttccgggacgctacaatatacaccccccgctacccggaaccccctccccccacctcaaccccactgcctcccccatctcccgaattcggaggtctcaaggttggcaagtatgatctagccATGCCCCCATACTGACCTTGTTTGTGTTGTCGCCCCCTTCAGGAGACACGCTCATAGTGGAGGAGGAAAAGAACAAGCCAAAGTCGCTCGCTCATCCCTCTGTGACCAAACCGCCGGTCCTGGCGCGGCGCGTGGTCCCGGCGGACAACTCCTGCCTCTTCACCAGCGTCAACTACGTTGTGGAGGGCGGCGTGTACGAGCCGGCGCGCGCCCCCGAGATGCGCGGCCTCATCGCCCAGATCGTGTCCAGCGACCCGGCGGCGTACTCTGAGGCGGTGCTGGGAAAGACCAACGAGGAGTACTGCGCCTGGATCCGGCGCGACGACACGTGGGGCGGCGCCATCGAGGTGTCCATCCTGTCCAAGTTCTACCAGTGCGAGATCTGCGTGGTGGACACCCAGACGGTGCGCGTGGACCGATTCGGCGAGGACGCCGGCTACCTCAAGCGCGTGCTGCTCATCTACGACGGCATTCACTACGACCCGCTGGAGAAAGGGGCGCAGGGCTCCGCGGCGCCGCCCCAAACCGTCTTCTCCACATGCGACGACGTCATCCTGGCTCAGGCCCTGGAGCTGGCGGACGAGGCTCGCCGCAAGCGGCAGTTCACGGACGTAAACCGCTTTGCGTTGCGCTGCATGGTGTGTCAGACAGGCCTGGTGGGACAAAAGGAGGCGCGGGAACACGCCAAGGAGACGGGCCACACCAACTTTGGTGAGGTGTGAAAGTAAGTCTACTGTTACCGCCCCCTTCGCAAATACAGCCGCCGCTCGTCCACCTGTCATGTGATTGTCTACCTCACGTCGCGCACGGACATCCATGTCGACGCACCTTTCAGTGTTCTGCTTTCTACTGAAGACCGACGCCATCTTTGGACCTGCCTGGACCGGTCTCAGTGGATCACGACATGGAGAAGAAGAACTGCCACGTTGTCACCACTTTATATGCCATGATACACCTCACCACTGGGGGACAGCACACGCTCCTTGGTTATCTCCACCCAACCTCCGTCTTTCTTTTTCCTCCTACAAAGTGTTCCCACCCAACACAAGTTCATGCTTATTATTAAATTCTGGTCCCTCAGAGGCACAAGAACTCCTCAGTCGGGAAGGTTTTAGCGAAAATATCTCAAATCGTAGCTGCTGACGTGGTGATTTGAAGTGTTTGCGCCTCTTCAAACTGTGACAACTTTGCACATTTTCAAACAATAGTTTTTAGTGTTGCTTTGAAAGAAATGGCAAATAACGGTGCTGCGGACGTTTGGCTGAAGTGGCATGGTTTTCTTTTGGGGCTTTTTCAGGAGAGTGATGCTGAAAGTTGTTGGTGGTGACTTCAAGCACACGGCAAACTAAAGCTGCTTTTGGAATCAAAATACTTGCAGTTCCTTTTTAATGGCAACTGcgcttttaaaataaaaaatgttgcccATCACAATCCCTAGGTAAGACAAGATCAGGTTTTTCACTTTTTTGTGCAGTTTAAATTGTAAAATACGGCTTGTACTACACAGCTAATTATGAAGCTAATGCTAACCTGctgaaaacatccaaaaaccgccagcaatactgcatttacatcttgtgacccaCATATTAAAGTATCACGATATTTATGTAAAAGCTAATGCCGAGGAACTACTTGTAGTAACACGCCACATTGATCATGATGGTAACCTAGGTTTTGCAGATAATGACATATTGATTTGGTAaaagtgggcagcacggtggaacaggggttagttaaTGTGCCTcaaaatacaaaggtcctgagttcaatcccgggctcgggatccttctgtgtggagtttgcatgttctccccttgactgcgtgggttccctccgggtagtccggcttcctcccaccaccaaagacatgcaactggggataggttgattggcaacactagaaattggccctagtgtgtgaatgtgagtgtgaatgttgtctgtctatctgttggccctgcgatgaggtggcgacttgtccagggtgtaacccgccttccgcctaaactcagctgagataggcgccagcaccccccgcgacctcaaaagggacaagcggtagaaaatggatggatggagttggtaaaagttaattgtaGATTATAAAGCATGCCTCACACGTGTATAGTCGAAGGTTGTGGCCTAAAGCTGAGAAGTTGATCAATTTTAACATTCAATTTAGACCTGAAGACATTGCTAGCAGGACTTCACAAGATGCTTGTTTTCTTTCAGAATTGTTTCTACCTGAGATTATGCTGAATTCTTTATCTAAACATTGAACACAAGTCTcatgctgaaagatataaacatcccagtaagagggatgtttatatctttcagcatgAGACTTGTGTTCAAGTTAGAAACAATTTGTACAGGCATTGTACAGTAGGGGCCCCCGTGTGctaaaacgtgtgcaaagtgcatTGCACCTGTtaagagcagaataaggcgtgcagtcCATTTTacatctctgtcttcattaatatgcaaaatatacgcTGATCGTTAAAAGGCGCAATCTTAATAGATCACAGCCACGGCCACTAATACTACATgctattttattgtttgcacacgctgtttagcctgtggtatttggatcttagaaaTTTTGTCCCTGATTATTTTATTACGTtcttagtttgtatttcttgttcagcactcGGCAATACTTCTACAGGATGCTTACTTCCGTGTTTCACTAAAGATGCACCtgtttatcactcagcttctaaaacttgtagtgtgtcatcctctttatattcaggctcaaaaatagaagtttccagatcatcatttgtcccatggTTGTCTTTGTTGtccctcatcaagtctgccatgattagtagtgttattGAAGGAAATGGTGATCATTTCgatgcgtttaaaaaaaaaaatgttccagcaatacttaaaatgaccaaattatGGTAAATgttacgttattatgaatgtgtcttattacattacacatacatgtattaaaacattgatggatgtttttagagcgctttataagcAAAATTGATTTTAGCCACCTATTGCTAGCGTTTATGATTTAGATTGTGTGAAAAAGGGAAAAACATTCTTGTCTCATGAAGGAATaatgcaaaattccaaaaataagtgcagttcaaACACAGCAATGCATCTTACTCATTGCGGCCTCTCAACATTACTACCAAGTTATTGCCAAAACAATATTTTAATATGGCCGCATGTTTTGTGTCGTGtcacttttttgttgttttcaaatTAAATTCAATTCCTCTGTcattcggctggcctgggaacgcctcgggatcccccgggaagagctggacgaagtggctggggagaggaaagtttgggcttccctgcttaggctgctactcccgcgacccaaccttggataagcggaagaagattgatggatggatggattttgttttGGTCAGCGTACTAATAGAGTGGCTGCATTAAAAGTGCTCATGACACTACAATGAAtgtcacacaaaaaactacaaaaataactGGACGTACTTGaggttttttctcctgtgttgaGTCACAATTAAAAGCTATAGCAAGAAAGTATTGTGTGTTCAAAGTGGATTTTTAATTGACTTTATGCTGTACATCAATGGCTGAGTAGGAGTATTGTGATTTTTGTTTCAAAAACAATGTTTAAATAcacaaaaccagggaagttggcacgttgtgtatttatttgtgtaattcgtaaataaaaaactacaatgatttgcaaatccttttcaacgtatattgaattgaatagactgcaaagacaagatatttaatgttccaactgaggaactttttttttaatgcaaataaacattaacttaaaatttaatggcagcaacacattgcaaaaaaagttgtcacaggggcatttttaccactgtgttacatggcctttccttttaacaacactcagtaaacatttgggaaatgaggagaccaattttttaagcttttcaggtgaaattctttcccattcctgcttgatgtacagcttaagttattcaacagtccggggtctccgttgtcgtattttaggcttcatattgtgccacacattttccattggagacaggtctggactaaaggcaggccagtctcgtacccgcacccttttactatgaagccacattctccacgtgttacaacagtaacacgtgcagaatgtggcttgacattgtcttgctgaaataagcaggggcttccatgataacgttgcttggatggcaacatatgttgctccaaaacctgtatgtacctttcagcattaatggtgcttacacagatgtgtaaattgggtactaatacacccccatatcattacagatgctggcttttgaactttgcgcctataataatccggtggttcttttcctctttggtcctggaggacacgacgtccacagtttccaaaatccctaatttctttgcaatagctcgttgagaaatgttgttcttaaactgtttgacaatttcaattgaatataggttgaaaaagatttgcaaatcattgtattatttttatttacgatttacacaacgtgccaactccactggttttgggttttgaaaaTATAAATCCTACATTCACTGTTATTATTAGGTACATTTTATCAATCTAAAGATTCTTTATTGCGACCACTTTGATCAGCTGCTGtattaattttagttttttacaAACATTATTAGCCGTAAAaagataatattggcagtccttAATGTTGACTATACTAGTCAGTTTTTTACTGAGTATCAGTATTGCTGTGACATTATTTGATGCTTATTTCCTCCTTATTTAACGTGGTAATTTAAAACAAAGATTGGAGATTTtgcaatgcaatttttttgtgtgaCTGGCAGCCTTTCCAAAATTATCCAAGCATATTATATACATTAAGCTTAAATCAATTTGAACTAATGTAAATGTAGgtataaatgtatattatttaatGGAaggaaacacaaaataaatacattttagatgagttgtattttttatttatttttgtcccaaAATAGTTGTTGGTTTAAAATATTATCTTACCTTTGATGTATTCTAAATAACAtttgaaaatagcaataaaaaactgattttattgctgtatattttagttttttacaatataattcaccccccccccccccacccccctttgtTTTCATTTGTATATTTTGTTTGAAATACTTTTATTATAGTTAAAATAATCTTTTGAgtctttgaaaaaatttaaaaattaaaacattaagcCAAAACTCTTTAAAATACAATATCATGGACAAGCgcggtagaaaattggatggatggatagttctgtAGTAATGAGTGTTGCAGTGTCGGTCGAACCGGAAGTGATACACTATCACCGTTGTTCGTTTAAAAGACTTCTATATTTTAACAAATATTTCAAGTCTTTGAAATAGATCATAAGTATTTCAGAAATGAAAACATTAAGCCAACATGTCTTTAAAATACAACATTATATTTAGCTTCAATCAATTTACACAAATGTAAATGTAGgtataaatgtatattatttaaaTTTAATGGAAGGAaacgcaaaataaaaaaaattcagattaatttaaaaaaaaacaattttattcgtCCAAAATAGTTGTTGGTTTAAAATATTATCTTTCTTTTGATGTATTTCAAATAACAtttgaaaatagcaataaaaacggATTTTAttgctggtatatatatatatttttttacaatacatttttttcctctttgttttcATTTGTTTATTTTGATTAAAATACTTTTACTATAGTTTAAATAATCTTTCAAGTCTTTGAAATACATCATAAGTATTATAGAAATGAAAACATTAAGCCAAAACTCTTTAaaatacaatattatgttattattagttCTGTAGTCATGAGTGTTGCAGTGTCGGTCAAACCGGAAGTGATACAATATCACCGTTGTTCGTTTAAAAGACTACTATAGTTAAACAAATATTTCAAATCTTTGAAATACATAATAAGTATTTCAGAAATGAAAACATTAAgccaaaatgtctttaaaatacAACATATTATTAATGTAGTAATGAGTTTTGCAGTGCCAGTAAAAACCGGAAGTGATACACTATCACTGTTCGTTTAAAATTCTACAACATTTTAACAAATCTTTCAAATACATCATAAGTAATTCAAAAACATTAAGCCAAAATATCTCTAAAATAcaacatattattattagtactgtAATAAAGAGTGAAGTGGCGGTCAAACTGGAAGTAATACACTATCACCGTTCGTTTAAAATACTACTATATTTCAATAAATCTTTCAACTCTTTCAAATATATCATAATAATTTCAAAAATGAAAACATTAAACAAAACATGTCCTCAAAATACAATATCATATTATTAGTTCTGTGATAATGAGTGAAGTGGCGTTTGCAGCGTTAGTCAAACCGGAAGTGATACGCAATCACCGTTCGTTtaaaatatgaatatattttAAAGAATCGTTCAAGTCCTTGACATACATCACAAGTgttttaaaatgagcaaaaactgTCTTAATATACAACATTATATTATTAGTAGTACTGTAGTTATGAGTGAAGCGGCGGTTGCGGTATTGACCAAACCGGAAGTGACGCACAACACCATCGGGGGGGAAAAGGAGATGGCACGACATTATACATATGTTACATAATGTAACAGCTTTCATATAAAAAGTATATATCTTTAAAAGGTCGAATATTGTAGTAGCTTTTAGTGGATGGGGGGAAATGGCAGCGGGTAGACGATTAGCAGTTTATCTCCATGGCAACGCGTTTTAGGACGAACGGCGCGCGTTGATTGGCTGGCAGCTTTAGAGCCTCGCGCAGGTAACAATGACCTCCAACGATAAGAAGCGCACAATGTGGACCAAAAACCTCACGAAGGTAAGCAATTTGTATTCAGAAACTTCTCAGTAAGTGAGAGTAGTGCGTTTGTATTAGTCGTCGCCTTAATTCCCCCTTTAATCCGTTCTTTTAATAGTAATGTGGAGAGACAcagaattaggtacacctacacaaTCCAATGAGACAAAGCTCGATATTCTGCCTTTGCAAAGATCATTTGTATTACTTGAACAATGCAAATATTAAAACACCTGCCAGAATAATATAATACaaacatgtgtgtttattgttgacATTAGCTTGGCAAGTGCATCAATTAGACGTAACACTTGTATCACATAGTATTATTAAGTTTAAAAATGCAATATGATCAAGTAAAAAAATCAGCTACTTTGAGAAAAGAATCGCTCTTAAAAAGACCATCTTAAGTCTTCTTCCTAATAGATTTACgatgcaaacactgaaaaatgtcCTCATATTAACGTATGGCGATGACATCCTGACTGCTGAGGTCACTCGGCCTGCTgacagaaatacaacacacaggtGCCTTCCAAACCTCTGAAAGTGATCCTGTCCAGGAAGATTAGGGCGCCATGCGTGCTGTAATCTGACTCGCAAGAAGTTagctacacactaaaaaatgtttttaacacaaCTGCTgattcagaaaaggacgaacccattatttgagttattttaactcaacattttgggttaattttttcaacccaacttttgcgggGAATTatgtaaccaaaaagttgagttatgataactcaatgttgggttgttcctaaccaaactattgggttgaattatttaacccaaaagtttagttatactaactcaatgttgggttgttccagacccaactattgggttgaattatttagccAAAAAGTTCAGGGTTTAAGTGATAGGGTGAAGAGTATAGTTAAGGTTTTGGTTTGGATTTGTGTTTAGTTGAGGATAAATCAAATTTGAATCCTAACCTTACTTACTTACCAGGTCTAACCTAGATTGTAGTCCACGCCCAAACAAATCAGATTCTTAATTTATTCAtctaaaacaaatatttatttattaatttgataggAAAATTATAATACAGGTACagagaaacaatacaaaaaaaatcaataaaaataagAGATAGTTATTATGAATGGGGTTGTAGTTAGATAATCCTCGGAGTTCAATAATGCATCTACAAACGTAAATTGAGACCAAATTCTAAGAGTAGAGATAacaattgtgttacatgtaaactGAGATGATCGAAAAGGCAGTTTTGATGTAAGAACATGACCCAGCTTCCAGTCTGCATCAGCTCAATTCATGTTTTTGGCTCCAATAAACCAATTTATGTATGTTGGCTGCCCAATAGTAACATCTTAAGTTAGGGAGTGACAAACCACCTCTGTAAAAATGATCTCAGTGTCATGGCTGAGCTTTGTGCCCTTTTGTTGATGTTCTGCGGTGTTTTGGGTTAGTTCCTGACCtgtacttttattttggtgactcttccttttgtgttggtgttttttcgTGACCGCTTTATGCATCTTTGTCTGAGCACTGTGTCCCCTCACCTGCAgatggtgtcaatcagccggctgttatttatgcctgcctcatcCTCAAGTCACGGCTTGAGTATTGTTAGATGTTAGCTGTTTGCTGTCTCGAGTTCTCCTGTATCCTGTTCCTGTTAtcctggttcctgattcctgtgTTCCTGCCTGATTCCTTTGgatattaaagtcatgttttccatctctgcatcttggggtccatCACCAGTACGACCTGACAGAATACTCAAGCCAAATTCCATCCCCGCGGAGATTTAAATGGCAGAGAGGCTTGACAGGATCTTGGCACTGAGGGCCGAAGCGAGGAGATGCTTTGCCTCGTTTCGGGCTCCCTCACACCCATCCCTGTCGTCTGATGGCCTCTTTGgagacgtctgggatccgtcccttgaaggGGGGCTAGGGTCAGCTGTGCGACAGGGGAAGCACAGCTCTCACCTCTCCCAGTGAGGCCACTGCAAACACCGCCATCATCttaggtgggcctgcagacgccgccatcATCTTCGGTGGACCCGAAGCCGCCGGCATCGAccccggtgggcctgcagacgccatccTCTTCGACCCCGGTGGGCCTGCCCACGCCGACTGTGCAGCCGCTTGCTGATCCGGCTCCTCCCACATAAACACCGTCATCGGCGGGCCGTCCACACGGCGTCGCCAGCTTCCTCGTCTCCGGCAGGCCGTCCCATGGCGTTGCAGCGTCTCCAGCACCGTCGCCTTTGTGATCTCCATCTGGCCTGACGCCCGAGGCTCTCTCGTCAGCCACGGAGGTGGCCCTTACATGGgcgaccgcctcgccaattgcggcggggTTCAACTTGCCGCTGCCATCTGACTCTTCCCTGCTGTTTGCGAGGACATATGGCAAGACGACCCACCGCTCTGTCCTCCCGCCACCCCCCCATGACTTtggcctttttttgttttttcactttttctagaacgtctggtatctgtTTTGTCGAGGGGGGGCATTCTGTCAAGCTGTGCTCTTTTGTTGATGTTCTGTGGTGTTTtgggttagttcctgtcctgtactacatcagtctaccccagagcaactgtggctacgaaagtagcttaccatcaCCAGCACTTCTCTGTGCAGCGCttagagtgtctagaaaagcgctatataaatctaatccattattattattattattacttttattttggtgactcttcctgttgtGTCGGTGTTTTTTCGAGACCGCTTCAAACATCTTTGTCTGAGCACTGTGTCCCCTCACCTGCGGTTGATTGGCAGCCAGGCCACAACTGGTGTCaaacagccagctgctatttatgcctgcctcatcCTCAAGTCACGGCTTGAGTATTGTTAGATGTTTGTTGTTTGCTGTCTCGAGTTCTCCTGTATCCTGTTCCTGTTATCCTGATTCCTGTGTTCCTGCCTGATTCCTTTGGACGTTAAAGTCATGTTTTTCTCCATCACGCCTGCTATCAcggcatcttggggttcgtcaccggcAAAACCTGACACTCTAATTAATTCCAATGTCAAAAAAACCCTATTCTAACCCCAACCTTACACCAAACCCCGAGACCAACCCCAATTAAAAGCTTAAAGCTAACCCAAGTCCTAACCCACGCTCAAGCGATCAACCTTTGTTTTAGCAcaatcttgtttttgttttttaaatatgtgtatattgtTTTTTGTGCGATGCAAATATTCTCCTCTATCACAGAGTGAGACCAAAGCTTCGGGCCGCTGACTTTTGCTAAAAATGCCCAAAAGCAACACCTGGCCGGGAGGGACTGGACTGGAGACAATGGACAGTGCCAGCAGCTGCGACAGCATTGTTAGCGGCCATTCTGCTTTTGTAAGTGATAGCATCAAATTGATGAAATAATAATGATTGAAAAAAGATCTGACTTCAAAAGGTTTAACAAGTTGTtgctttaaaggagccatatgtaataatttaatgtaaagtcatcattaaatgaccctgatatgtcaaaagacattaataaatcatgttcttttccaatacctctataactgatatcggtagttcagccgggaaatattattgttttcatttcgttgCCCTGtgctccaccgtttgaccaattacaaagtctgtgagtgtgtcacatccaggttgccagttacgcaccgccatctttgtctggctactgccactggtaaagttactaaacatgtcagaccttagtaaatctgaaAGGCCTCATTACgattctcaatttattcatgaCAATGCcaagaacaaaacgaggatttgtatcgggaatgcctttgaaagatggagacgattgaaggcgggaagattttttcatctgacgccaaacatgctaatttcctccttgataggtaagtcaggcatttacgttttttattacttgtaataaatggaaatggacctttggtttgtaaactatattgtccaatacagtctattgtcttgtctaacaaagctagtatgttcctgcaacaaatgcttagcatgctagcccggtcaatgacacatcgacatataggctaactggggaaatatatgcccgttagcctgtatgtcgatgtgtcatccaactgacagcgCAAAATACCTTTTCGACAAAAAAACTTATGTGGATATggatagtgtcagtgcctatttccttctcaatagtCTGATACGCTGagaaaatgggttccaacattagcacggctgtcatggcaatgtgaaacgtatggacaTGGCCAAATCACATGAGAAAATAATTCCTtattcgtgtttgcatattgttaagttaaagttaaagtaccaatgattgtcacacacacactaggtgtggcgaaattattctctgcatatgacctatcacccttgatcaccccctgggaggtgaggggagcagtgagcggcagcggtggtcgcgcccgggaataatttttggtgatttaacccccaattccaacccttgatgctgagtgccaagtagggaggtaatgggtcccatttttatagtctttggtggactacatgtaccaagttatatggcaatctgaaacatttgaaacaatagcctataggcataccttggtaaaatgtcatcctctttagttttggggcgtacattaggctgctaagcatgctctactaattttcaccagtataacaataaccatatgattgccatttgttgtgatattgtatgaCGTACTCCTTCCTGAAAATGGCCTAATTTCTGcgtaaaatgtgttggtcataTCGAGCCGGATctagctgcgtatctggcaacctcagtcagggacagggaggggactacataattttgaccgtgattgccataccatttctggccagattcttacatatggctccttttaaCATGTAATTGAATCTCTTATGAACCAGGACACACAAACAAACTTTCTGCCGCTCCTCCTTTCCTACTTTTGCTAACAGTGTGGCGTAGACGGAAGTCTGCCCTCTCCAGAGTGCCATTCTATTGATTATAGAAATGGTGTCATTACAGAGTGACGACAGTTTAGAACACCTGTCTGCCGAGGAGAAAGCTTGTCTCTTATTTTTGGAGGAGACTATCGAGTCTTTGGAGCACGAAGACGACAGTTGCTTGTCTAACGACGAGGTGGACTTCCTGCCTGTCCTTGCCTCCAGACTGGCAGACCTGTCGGTCTCTATGAGTAAAGGCAAGCTCAATGGTAAGATAATCTTTCCCAGTGACAGAGGCAGGCTTCACTGTGAAGTAGTCAATCCATCGGTCCAAAGTTAATTA containing:
- the yod1 gene encoding ubiquitin thioesterase OTU1, with amino-acid sequence MLRLRCKTKNGSHVMQGLTHQSCVRELKRKVEELTGIPCEVQKIMVGYPPSSLDLRNGDAHLKDYPIKSGDTLIVEEEKNKPKSLAHPSVTKPPVLARRVVPADNSCLFTSVNYVVEGGVYEPARAPEMRGLIAQIVSSDPAAYSEAVLGKTNEEYCAWIRRDDTWGGAIEVSILSKFYQCEICVVDTQTVRVDRFGEDAGYLKRVLLIYDGIHYDPLEKGAQGSAAPPQTVFSTCDDVILAQALELADEARRKRQFTDVNRFALRCMVCQTGLVGQKEAREHAKETGHTNFGEV